One window from the genome of Bradyrhizobium xenonodulans encodes:
- a CDS encoding dihydrodipicolinate synthase family protein — MSTSSLHPHGVFSAALTPLDAELAPDHARFVAHCRYLLDEGCDGIAMLGTTGEANSFSVAERTALLEAVVGAGIAPSQLLPGTGVAALSDTIALTRHALSVGVDTVVMLPPFYYKGVTDDGIYASYSEIVQRIGDARLKVVLYHIPQMSAQPISHALIERLRKAYPATFTGIKDSSGDFANMTAMVERFPGFSVLVGADPLLLPLLRKGGAGCITATSNLIARDLAYVYKHFRDSDDDAALKAAQTRIVKARELVSQFPQMASLKALTADRTKHAGWQRLRPPLETLPAAQLKELLANAAAFAAAV, encoded by the coding sequence TTGTCGACATCATCGCTGCACCCTCATGGCGTGTTCTCCGCCGCGCTGACGCCGCTCGACGCCGAGCTTGCTCCCGATCACGCGCGCTTCGTCGCGCATTGCCGCTATCTCCTGGATGAAGGCTGTGACGGCATCGCGATGCTCGGCACCACGGGCGAGGCCAATTCCTTCTCGGTCGCCGAGCGCACCGCGCTGCTCGAAGCCGTGGTCGGCGCCGGCATCGCGCCCAGCCAGCTTCTGCCCGGCACCGGCGTCGCCGCGCTCAGCGACACCATCGCGCTGACGCGCCACGCGCTCTCAGTCGGGGTCGACACCGTCGTCATGCTGCCGCCGTTCTATTACAAGGGCGTCACCGACGATGGCATCTACGCCTCCTACAGCGAGATCGTGCAGCGCATCGGCGATGCGCGGTTAAAAGTCGTGCTCTATCATATCCCGCAGATGTCGGCGCAGCCGATCTCGCATGCGCTGATCGAGCGGTTGCGCAAGGCGTATCCGGCAACGTTCACCGGCATCAAGGATTCGTCCGGCGACTTCGCCAACATGACAGCGATGGTCGAGCGCTTCCCCGGCTTCTCGGTTCTGGTTGGCGCGGACCCGCTGCTGCTACCGCTGCTGCGCAAGGGCGGTGCGGGTTGCATCACCGCGACCTCCAATCTCATCGCGCGCGATCTTGCCTATGTCTACAAGCACTTCCGCGATAGTGACGACGACGCGGCGCTGAAGGCGGCGCAGACGCGCATCGTGAAGGCGCGCGAGCTGGTCTCGCAATTCCCGCAGATGGCGTCCCTGAAGGCGCTGACGGCCGACCGCACCAAGCATGCCGGATGGCAGCGCCTGCGGCCGCCGCTGGAAACCCTGCCGGCGGCTCAGCTGAAAGAGCTGCTTGCGAATGCCGCGGCATTCGCAGCCGCAGTCTAG
- a CDS encoding MFS transporter, giving the protein MTALASDAGRARSGIVPILLCVVPFSQIPLDAYTPGLPQMVVDLATDSASMQNTVTAYMLGMSLALVPVGIASDTLGRRNVLLAGLSVLIAMSIACALATSASLLLGLRFLQGVGGCTCLVVAYAVAADCYRGRELTAISGLLGAAWGLAPVLAPAAGGFIVELTSWRGVFIIIAIAAAIVAAIVVFLLPETLPAERRAPFDPRRTAGILREALVRPGFLAFVLVFAASPSLPRSSLRSSYSFYLRRCRPSGVHRSIRAAPPVSCAKHLSVPASSPSCWSLPRQRVRNWRSASSRRSSTRPASAIRRRSTASSRSASAASISPASSAARISRASCRRA; this is encoded by the coding sequence ATGACTGCACTTGCTTCGGATGCCGGTCGCGCCAGGAGCGGGATCGTGCCGATCCTGCTGTGCGTCGTGCCGTTCAGCCAGATCCCGCTCGATGCCTATACGCCGGGCCTGCCGCAGATGGTGGTGGATCTCGCCACTGATTCCGCGTCGATGCAGAACACCGTGACCGCCTACATGCTCGGCATGAGTCTGGCGCTGGTGCCGGTCGGCATCGCCTCCGATACGCTCGGCCGCCGCAACGTCCTGCTCGCGGGGCTGTCGGTGCTCATTGCGATGAGCATCGCCTGTGCGCTTGCGACCAGCGCTTCGCTGCTGCTGGGCTTACGCTTCCTGCAGGGCGTCGGCGGCTGCACCTGCCTCGTCGTTGCCTATGCGGTCGCAGCCGACTGCTATCGCGGACGTGAGCTCACTGCGATCTCCGGCTTGCTTGGCGCGGCCTGGGGGCTTGCGCCGGTACTTGCCCCCGCGGCCGGCGGCTTCATCGTCGAGCTGACGTCCTGGCGCGGCGTCTTCATCATCATCGCCATCGCTGCCGCGATCGTCGCTGCGATCGTCGTATTCCTTCTACCTGAGACGTTGCCGGCCGAGCGGCGTGCACCGTTCGATCCGCGCCGCACCGCCGGTATCTTGCGCGAAGCACTTGTCCGTCCCGGCTTCCTCGCCTTCGTGCTGGTCTTTGCCGCATCGCCATCGCTGCCGCGATCGTCGCTGCGATCGTCGTATTCCTTCTACCTGAGACGTTGCCGGCCGAGCGGCGTGCACCGTTCGATCCGCGCCGCACCGCCGGTATCTTGCGCGAAGCACTTGTCCGTCCCGGCTTCCTCGCCTTCGTGCTGGTCTTTGCCGCGGCAGCGAGTGCGCAACTGGCGTTCGGCGTCGTCGCGCCGTTCTTCTACCAGACCGGCCTCGGCTATTCGGCGGCGATCTACGGCCTCGTCGCGCTCGGCCTCGGCGGCGTCAATCTCGCCGGCGAGCTCGGCTGCGCGCATTTCGCGCGCTTCATGCCGGCGCGCGTGA
- a CDS encoding four-carbon acid sugar kinase family protein, translating to MTSVRLLADDLTGALDTAAEFVSLCGPFDVTWTDAAATSGLQSLAIDSGTRERSKADSVEIVGRLAPLLHGGSIAYKKVDSLLRGAWAAELGVCLRSGHWASCVVAPAFDYQGRRTVGGQQFARTVQGDWHRVGDNLLDQLRQDGVEARQGGPDTLLQGGVQVFDAESDIDLDRIVEMGRHMPAPVLWCGSGGLAGALARNHRADAPSQLKRPVLGLFGSDQAATACQLAACGDVTVALTEGEGRAGVERKLAADGVALVKFAFPDGLSRAEAAQRIARELAALVTALDPPGTLIVAGGETLKAVCVALGAHALEVTGRIVPGLPRSVLQGGRWAGVDVISKSGAFGPSELWRDLLRHNHLLRMESPT from the coding sequence ATGACGAGCGTCCGCCTGCTTGCCGACGATCTCACCGGTGCGCTCGACACCGCGGCGGAATTCGTCAGCCTGTGCGGACCGTTTGACGTCACCTGGACGGATGCCGCCGCGACGTCGGGCTTGCAAAGCCTCGCGATCGACAGCGGCACCCGCGAGCGGTCGAAAGCTGACAGCGTCGAGATCGTCGGACGGCTGGCGCCGCTGCTCCACGGTGGGTCGATCGCTTACAAGAAAGTCGACAGCCTGCTCCGCGGCGCCTGGGCGGCCGAGCTCGGCGTCTGCCTGCGCAGCGGCCATTGGGCGTCGTGCGTGGTCGCGCCGGCGTTCGACTATCAGGGACGCCGCACCGTGGGTGGCCAGCAATTTGCGCGGACGGTGCAGGGCGACTGGCATCGCGTCGGCGACAATCTGCTCGATCAATTGCGACAAGACGGCGTCGAGGCGCGACAGGGTGGTCCCGACACGCTGTTGCAGGGCGGCGTTCAGGTCTTCGACGCCGAGAGCGACATCGACCTTGACCGTATCGTCGAAATGGGACGCCACATGCCCGCGCCTGTGTTGTGGTGCGGAAGCGGAGGATTGGCCGGCGCGCTTGCCCGCAACCATCGCGCTGATGCGCCAAGCCAGTTGAAGCGGCCGGTGCTGGGGCTGTTCGGTTCTGATCAGGCCGCCACGGCCTGCCAGCTTGCAGCATGTGGCGACGTCACCGTCGCGCTAACTGAAGGTGAGGGTCGCGCGGGCGTCGAGCGCAAGCTGGCAGCCGACGGCGTGGCCTTGGTGAAATTCGCGTTCCCAGACGGCCTTTCGCGTGCCGAGGCCGCGCAGAGGATCGCGCGCGAGCTGGCAGCGCTGGTTACGGCGCTTGATCCGCCCGGCACGTTGATCGTCGCTGGCGGCGAGACCCTGAAGGCCGTATGCGTTGCGCTCGGTGCGCATGCGCTTGAGGTCACTGGGCGCATCGTGCCGGGATTGCCGCGCTCGGTACTGCAAGGCGGTCGCTGGGCCGGCGTCGACGTGATCTCGAAGTCCGGCGCGTTTGGCCCCAGCGAACTGTGGCGCGACTTGCTCCGGCACAATCATCTGCTCAGAATGGAGAGTCCGACATGA
- the guaD gene encoding guanine deaminase, with translation MTTVGIRGTFFDFVDDPWKHVGHEQAAARFHQDGLMVVTDGVIEAFGPYEKIAAAHPGVAITEIKDRIIVPGFIDGHIHLPQTRVLGAYGEQLLPWLQKWVYPEELKYRDRNYAREGVKRFLDALLASGTTTCQAFTSSSPVSTEELFEEAARRNMRVIAGLTGIDRNAPADFIDTPENFYRDSKRLIAQYHNKGRNLYAITPRFAFGASPELLKACQRLKHEHPDCWVNTHISENPAECSGVLVEHPDCQDYLGVYEKFDLVGPKFSGGHGVYLSNNEFRRMSKKGAAVVFCPCSNLFLGSGLFRLGRATDPEHRVKMSFGTDVGGGNRFSMISVLDDAYKVGMCNNTLLDGSIDPTRKDLAEAERNKLSPYRGFWSITLGGAEGLYIDDKLGNFEPGKEADFVALDPNGGQIAQAWHQSLIADGAGPRTMDEAASMLFAVMMVGDDRCVDETWVMGKRLYKKS, from the coding sequence ATGACCACCGTCGGTATTCGCGGCACGTTCTTCGACTTCGTCGACGATCCCTGGAAGCACGTCGGTCACGAGCAGGCCGCCGCGCGCTTTCATCAGGACGGCCTCATGGTCGTCACGGATGGCGTCATCGAGGCGTTTGGCCCGTACGAGAAGATCGCCGCCGCGCATCCGGGCGTCGCGATCACTGAGATCAAGGACCGCATCATCGTCCCGGGCTTCATCGACGGCCACATCCATCTGCCGCAGACCCGCGTGCTGGGGGCTTATGGCGAGCAGTTGCTGCCGTGGCTCCAGAAGTGGGTCTATCCGGAAGAGCTCAAATACCGGGATCGCAACTACGCGCGAGAGGGCGTGAAGCGTTTCCTCGACGCCCTGCTGGCGTCGGGCACCACCACCTGCCAGGCCTTCACGAGCTCCTCGCCTGTTTCGACCGAGGAACTGTTCGAGGAAGCGGCCCGCCGCAACATGCGGGTGATCGCGGGTCTCACCGGCATCGATCGCAACGCGCCGGCCGATTTCATCGATACTCCGGAGAATTTCTATCGCGACAGCAAGCGGCTGATCGCGCAGTACCACAACAAGGGCCGCAACCTCTACGCCATCACGCCGCGCTTCGCCTTCGGCGCTTCGCCGGAGCTGCTCAAGGCCTGCCAGCGCCTCAAGCACGAGCATCCGGACTGCTGGGTCAACACCCACATCTCCGAGAATCCGGCCGAATGCAGCGGCGTGCTGGTCGAGCATCCGGACTGCCAGGACTATCTCGGCGTCTACGAGAAGTTCGACCTGGTCGGTCCGAAATTCTCCGGCGGCCACGGCGTCTATCTCTCGAACAACGAATTCCGCCGCATGTCGAAAAAGGGCGCGGCGGTGGTGTTCTGCCCGTGCTCGAACCTGTTCCTCGGCAGCGGCCTGTTCCGCCTCGGCCGTGCCACCGATCCCGAGCATCGCGTGAAGATGTCGTTCGGCACGGACGTTGGCGGCGGCAACCGTTTCTCGATGATCTCCGTGCTCGACGATGCCTACAAGGTCGGCATGTGCAACAACACGCTGCTCGACGGCAGCATCGATCCCACGCGCAAGGATCTCGCCGAGGCCGAGCGCAACAAGCTCTCGCCTTATCGCGGCTTCTGGTCGATCACGCTCGGCGGTGCCGAAGGTCTCTACATCGACGACAAGCTCGGCAATTTCGAGCCCGGCAAGGAAGCCGATTTCGTCGCGCTCGATCCGAACGGTGGCCAGATTGCGCAAGCGTGGCACCAGTCGCTGATCGCCGACGGCGCCGGCCCGCGCACGATGGATGAGGCCGCGAGCATGCTGTTTGCCGTCATGATGGTCGGCGACGATCGCTGCGTCGACGAGACCTGGGTGATGGGCAAGCGCCTCTATAAGAAGAGCTGA
- the rnz gene encoding ribonuclease Z, translating to MFALTFLGTSASVPSAERNHPGLLVEAAGKRILVDCGEGTQRQLLRSGAGFRRLDRILLTHGHLDHMLGIPGLFSTLGLRQSTDAMTIHAGQGTLDVVIRMLAGLWGAGRAPIPVVFAPLTEGQVIDAGDFIIDCFPVRHRDTDSFGFVFESPARRHLRTERLAELGVPDGPMRGELAAGRPVVIADRTIDPEDVLGPPGGGKKLVVIGDTETTDGLSKHVADADLLVMEATFLDRDASTARAYGHLTAIEAASFAAANNVKQLVLVHMSGRYPDDEILAEATKVFPSTRIAADFDHIVV from the coding sequence ATGTTCGCCCTGACATTTCTCGGGACCTCGGCCAGCGTTCCCTCGGCGGAACGTAACCATCCGGGTCTCCTCGTGGAGGCCGCGGGCAAGCGCATCCTGGTCGATTGCGGCGAGGGCACGCAGCGCCAGTTGCTGCGCAGCGGCGCCGGCTTCCGGCGGCTCGACCGCATCCTGCTGACGCATGGTCATCTCGATCACATGCTCGGCATTCCCGGCCTGTTCTCGACGCTGGGCTTGCGGCAGAGCACCGATGCGATGACCATTCATGCAGGACAAGGCACGCTCGACGTTGTCATTCGCATGCTGGCCGGCCTGTGGGGCGCGGGCAGGGCGCCGATCCCTGTGGTGTTCGCGCCGCTGACCGAAGGGCAGGTCATCGACGCCGGCGACTTCATCATCGATTGCTTTCCCGTGCGCCATCGCGACACCGACAGCTTTGGCTTCGTCTTCGAGAGCCCCGCACGGCGCCATCTTCGGACGGAGCGCCTGGCTGAGCTTGGTGTCCCGGACGGGCCCATGCGCGGAGAACTCGCCGCAGGACGGCCGGTGGTGATCGCGGATCGAACGATTGATCCGGAAGACGTGCTGGGGCCGCCGGGCGGTGGCAAAAAACTCGTCGTGATCGGCGATACCGAAACCACCGATGGATTGTCAAAGCATGTCGCCGACGCCGATCTGCTGGTGATGGAGGCGACGTTCCTCGATCGCGACGCATCGACGGCGCGGGCCTACGGCCATCTCACGGCAATCGAGGCGGCTTCGTTTGCCGCTGCCAACAACGTCAAACAGCTCGTGCTTGTCCATATGTCAGGCCGCTATCCGGACGACGAGATCCTGGCTGAAGCGACAAAGGTCTTTCCAAGCACGCGGATCGCCGCCGACTTCGATCATATCGTGGTCTAG
- a CDS encoding antibiotic biosynthesis monooxygenase, whose translation MSASPDTAGQPVALVIQRRIADDGFAAFARWNGEVGEVLKAWPGFLSQEVVPPQPPAHVDWVTILRFASPAAARAWLQSEVRARLIADVQRLFVGSEDVHILPDTGVQRDSAVSAVISFRVPDGLEDAFLKWQQRIQAAEAEFKGFLRHKIERPIPGLHDEWIVILSFDSDANLNAWLDSPVRQTLLKEGARFNAGMNVKRASYGFNFWFPAGKAQAPEQSAGLIWKSNLIVLLVLYPVVYLWGTFVSAPLIDSHGVPVWLSLFVGNLVSTQLLGWWLVPTAFKALDWWVTPKAAVGRQIAGYALLVALYAGSMGLYALLLAWHWGR comes from the coding sequence ATGAGCGCATCTCCTGACACAGCCGGCCAGCCGGTCGCCCTCGTCATCCAGCGCCGCATCGCCGACGACGGCTTTGCCGCGTTTGCGCGCTGGAACGGCGAGGTCGGCGAGGTGCTCAAGGCGTGGCCCGGCTTCCTCAGCCAGGAGGTGGTGCCGCCGCAGCCGCCGGCGCATGTGGACTGGGTGACGATTTTGCGTTTCGCGAGTCCGGCCGCGGCGCGCGCCTGGCTTCAGAGCGAGGTGCGGGCACGGTTGATCGCGGACGTGCAGCGCCTCTTCGTCGGTTCGGAGGACGTCCATATCCTGCCGGACACCGGCGTTCAGCGCGACAGCGCGGTGTCGGCCGTCATCTCGTTCAGGGTGCCTGACGGGCTCGAGGATGCGTTCCTCAAATGGCAGCAGCGGATCCAGGCCGCGGAGGCCGAATTCAAGGGGTTTTTGCGCCACAAGATCGAGCGGCCGATTCCGGGCCTGCACGACGAATGGATCGTCATCCTGTCGTTCGACAGCGATGCCAACCTCAATGCGTGGCTCGACTCGCCCGTGCGGCAGACGCTGCTGAAGGAGGGCGCGCGCTTCAACGCCGGCATGAACGTGAAGCGGGCGAGCTACGGCTTCAACTTCTGGTTCCCGGCCGGCAAGGCCCAGGCGCCCGAGCAAAGTGCGGGCCTGATCTGGAAGAGCAACCTCATCGTCCTCCTGGTGCTCTATCCCGTGGTCTATCTCTGGGGCACTTTCGTCAGCGCACCGCTGATCGACAGCCATGGCGTGCCGGTCTGGCTGTCGCTGTTCGTCGGCAATCTCGTCAGCACCCAGCTGCTCGGCTGGTGGCTGGTGCCGACCGCCTTCAAGGCGCTGGACTGGTGGGTCACGCCGAAAGCAGCGGTCGGCCGCCAGATTGCGGGATACGCGCTGCTGGTCGCGCTCTATGCGGGGTCGATGGGCCTGTACGCGCTGCTGCTCGCGTGGCATTGGGGGCGGTGA
- a CDS encoding FAD-binding oxidoreductase, translated as MSESFQDALAGLVAIVGDKHVIVSGPDQEPYVVDWRGRYHGRTVAVVKPASTAEVSSVVKFCAERRLAIVPQGGNTGMCGAATPDDRAGNVVIRLDRMRAVRDVSPLANTITVEAGCILAEVQNAARSVDRYFPLSLGAEGSCQIGGNISTNAGGTAVLRYGPTRDLVLGLEVVLPDGRVFNGLRALRKDNTGYALKQLFIGAEGTLGIVTAAVLKLFAPPRSSALALLKLQNVEQALEVMARLRGAVGDRLGSLEIMSRSQIEAIAETVPHVTIPFELTTPWYLIVELTDTLPGVDLDEPLATVLADAMEAGLTEDVILATNLAQAKAIWAVRHSVSEGNKRSGYVVSHDSVVPLERQAAFVTNVEARIKAAVPHANVVMHGHIGDGNIHVIALIDRARCQEPAATAALVAQINEIVDDETAAQGGAISAEHGIGITNRGRLARVADPLDIELMRGIKRLLDPNGLMNPGKIFSAGGAQG; from the coding sequence ATGTCCGAGTCTTTCCAGGATGCGTTGGCCGGGCTTGTCGCTATCGTCGGTGACAAGCACGTCATCGTATCAGGGCCCGACCAGGAGCCTTATGTGGTGGACTGGCGCGGGCGCTATCACGGACGCACCGTGGCGGTGGTGAAGCCCGCCTCGACCGCCGAGGTCTCTTCCGTCGTCAAGTTCTGCGCGGAAAGGCGGCTCGCGATCGTGCCGCAGGGCGGCAACACCGGCATGTGCGGGGCCGCGACGCCGGACGATCGCGCCGGCAATGTCGTGATCAGGCTCGACCGCATGCGGGCCGTGCGCGACGTCAGCCCGCTTGCCAATACGATCACGGTGGAAGCCGGCTGCATCCTCGCCGAGGTGCAGAATGCGGCTCGTAGCGTCGATCGCTACTTCCCCCTGAGCCTCGGTGCCGAGGGGTCCTGCCAGATCGGCGGCAACATCTCGACCAACGCGGGTGGCACCGCCGTGCTGCGCTACGGGCCGACGCGCGATCTCGTGCTCGGGCTGGAGGTCGTGCTGCCGGACGGGCGTGTCTTCAACGGCCTGCGCGCATTGCGCAAGGACAACACCGGCTACGCGCTCAAGCAGCTCTTCATCGGCGCGGAGGGCACGCTCGGCATCGTCACCGCGGCTGTGCTGAAACTGTTCGCGCCGCCGCGCAGCTCGGCGCTGGCGCTGTTGAAATTGCAGAATGTCGAGCAGGCGCTCGAGGTCATGGCGCGCCTGCGCGGTGCGGTCGGCGACCGGCTCGGCAGCCTCGAGATCATGTCGCGCTCGCAGATCGAGGCGATCGCGGAGACCGTGCCGCATGTCACGATCCCGTTCGAGCTGACGACGCCGTGGTATCTGATCGTCGAATTGACCGACACGCTTCCCGGTGTCGATCTCGACGAGCCGCTCGCCACGGTGCTCGCGGATGCGATGGAGGCCGGACTCACTGAGGACGTCATCCTGGCCACCAACCTTGCGCAGGCCAAGGCGATCTGGGCGGTCAGGCACAGTGTGTCCGAAGGCAACAAGCGCAGCGGCTATGTCGTCTCGCACGACAGCGTGGTGCCGCTGGAGCGCCAGGCCGCCTTCGTCACCAATGTCGAAGCGCGGATCAAGGCCGCCGTGCCGCATGCGAACGTCGTGATGCACGGTCATATCGGCGACGGCAACATCCATGTGATCGCCCTGATCGATCGCGCACGCTGCCAGGAGCCGGCGGCGACGGCCGCGCTGGTGGCGCAAATCAACGAGATCGTCGACGACGAGACCGCGGCGCAGGGCGGGGCGATCAGTGCCGAGCACGGCATCGGGATCACCAATCGCGGCCGGCTGGCCCGCGTCGCCGATCCGCTCGATATCGAGCTGATGCGCGGCATCAAGCGCCTGCTCGATCCGAACGGCCTGATGAATCCGGGCAAGATCTTTTCCGCGGGAGGCGCGCAGGGATGA
- a CDS encoding IclR family transcriptional regulator, with the protein MAGHSGMAKVEKKAAKRKSEADAKNPKNYVASVGKAFAALKSFSSEAFELTLSEIAARADLDRGTAFRLIQTLIELGYLQAVPQSRRFRLGVACLDLGYTVLSHGSLRPIVEPLLRDLVPAVGDAASLGILDGGDVIYLARIGAGLDRHKMDRRPGTRIPAYSAALGHVMLAHLARDEQIARLEARPRVKLSERTLTDLDALLARLDQVKKKGHAVSDGENAYGLRTLATPIFDAQGLVIGGLSVTVDAMRMDMSAFRDQALPRLMQVTAQVQDLAIKSGLTS; encoded by the coding sequence ATGGCGGGGCATTCGGGCATGGCCAAGGTCGAAAAGAAAGCCGCAAAGCGCAAATCGGAAGCTGACGCGAAGAATCCCAAGAACTACGTCGCCTCGGTCGGCAAGGCCTTCGCCGCGCTAAAGAGTTTCAGCAGCGAGGCCTTCGAGCTGACCCTGAGTGAGATTGCCGCACGGGCCGATCTCGACCGCGGCACGGCGTTCCGCCTGATCCAGACCCTGATCGAGCTCGGCTATCTCCAGGCGGTACCGCAGAGCCGCCGGTTCCGCCTTGGGGTTGCCTGTCTCGACCTCGGCTACACCGTGCTCTCGCACGGCTCGTTGCGGCCGATCGTCGAGCCGCTGCTGCGCGATCTCGTCCCGGCAGTGGGCGATGCCGCCTCGCTCGGCATCCTCGACGGCGGCGACGTGATCTATCTCGCGCGCATCGGTGCCGGCCTCGACCGCCACAAGATGGACCGCCGGCCCGGCACGCGCATTCCCGCCTACAGCGCCGCGCTCGGCCATGTCATGCTGGCGCATCTGGCACGGGATGAGCAGATCGCACGATTGGAAGCGCGCCCGCGCGTCAAGCTGTCGGAGCGAACGCTGACCGATCTCGACGCCCTGCTCGCCCGGCTCGATCAGGTCAAGAAGAAGGGCCACGCCGTCTCGGACGGCGAGAACGCCTACGGCCTGCGCACGCTGGCAACGCCGATCTTCGACGCCCAAGGTCTCGTGATCGGGGGATTGAGCGTCACGGTCGATGCGATGCGCATGGACATGTCGGCCTTCCGGGATCAGGCGCTACCGCGGCTGATGCAGGTGACCGCCCAGGTGCAGGATCTCGCGATCAAGTCGGGACTGACGAGCTGA
- the pdxA gene encoding 4-hydroxythreonine-4-phosphate dehydrogenase PdxA, which translates to MTSRHLAITMGDPAGIGPEIIVKACVGLKDRIAKGDLRILIIGSGTALDGAKAALGADIAIPEVNSDDRDWPNLCFLQADAEGDPIKPGVLSADGGRFAYKAIEQGVRMTQGGRTAAIVTAPLNKEALNKAGYHFPGHTEMLAHLTGVRGSVMLLAHGNMRVSHVSTHVALEDVPKRLTPERLRMVIDLTNDALLRLGIEKPKIAIAALNPHAGEGGLFGRQDIDVSAPTIAKAVADGLDVVGPVPGDTIFVKLRAGQYDAAVAMYHDQGHIPVKLLGFQVDPATGRWQELSGVNITLGLPIIRTSVDHGTAFDIAGKGIANEHSLIEAIDYAERLAAGASSASK; encoded by the coding sequence ATGACCTCTCGTCATCTTGCCATCACCATGGGCGATCCGGCCGGGATCGGACCGGAGATCATCGTCAAGGCCTGCGTCGGGCTGAAGGACCGGATCGCGAAGGGCGATTTGCGCATCCTGATCATCGGCAGCGGCACCGCGCTCGATGGTGCGAAGGCTGCGCTCGGCGCCGACATTGCCATCCCCGAAGTGAATAGCGACGATCGCGACTGGCCGAACCTGTGCTTCCTCCAGGCCGACGCCGAAGGCGATCCGATCAAGCCCGGCGTGCTCAGCGCCGACGGCGGCCGCTTTGCCTACAAGGCGATCGAGCAGGGCGTGCGCATGACGCAAGGAGGCCGGACCGCGGCCATCGTCACCGCGCCGCTCAACAAGGAGGCGCTCAACAAGGCCGGCTATCACTTTCCCGGCCATACCGAGATGCTGGCGCATCTCACCGGGGTGCGTGGCTCGGTGATGCTGCTCGCCCATGGCAACATGCGCGTCAGCCATGTCTCGACCCATGTGGCGCTGGAGGACGTGCCGAAGCGCCTGACGCCGGAGCGCCTGCGCATGGTGATCGATCTCACCAACGATGCGCTGTTGCGGCTCGGTATTGAGAAGCCCAAGATCGCGATCGCCGCGCTCAACCCGCATGCGGGCGAGGGCGGTCTGTTCGGCCGGCAGGATATCGATGTCTCGGCACCGACGATCGCCAAGGCCGTTGCCGACGGTCTCGACGTGGTCGGTCCGGTGCCGGGCGACACCATCTTCGTCAAGCTGCGCGCCGGCCAATACGATGCCGCGGTCGCGATGTATCACGACCAGGGGCACATTCCGGTCAAGCTGCTCGGCTTCCAGGTCGATCCCGCCACCGGCCGTTGGCAGGAGCTCTCTGGCGTCAACATCACGCTGGGCCTGCCGATCATCCGCACCTCCGTCGATCACGGCACCGCCTTCGACATCGCCGGCAAGGGCATCGCCAACGAGCACAGCCTGATCGAGGCCATCGACTATGCCGAGCGGCTGGCCGCTGGCGCTTCCTCCGCATCCAAGTAA